The DNA region CCGGTTACGAAGAAGCAGCGTCACAAGGTTTCATTGCTGGGATCAACGCGCACCAAAAAATTAACGATAAACATGAATTGATCTTGAAAAGAGCAGAGTCATATATAGGTGTTTTGATAGATGACCTGGTAACTAAAGGCACCGAAGAGCCTTACCGCATGTTCACTTCAAGGGCAGAACATCGCCTGTTATTGCGCCAGGATAATGCCGATATCAGGCTCTCTCCTATGGGTCATGAATTAGGTTTGATCAGCGACGAGCGTTTAGAAAAGGTAAATCAAAAGGTAAAAAACTCTGATGATATTGTGGCGTATACCAAAAGCAAGTCCATCGATCCATCAACAGTTAACAACCTGATGGAAGAATTGGGTACGAGTCCGCTTGCGCAAAGCACCAAACTATTCAATTTGTTGAGCCGCCCACAGGTAACCTTTAATGAGCTTAAAAAAGCCGATGCTTCTTTAGCCGAGCTACTTTCGGCCTACGATAAAGAAACTATTGAGCAGGCTGAAATAAAAATCAAATATGAGAGTTATTTCATCAAGGAGATGGAGATAGTGGACCGGATGAAAAAAATGGAAGACCGTGAGATCAATCCAAATTTTGATTATCACACGTTGGTATCGCTCTCCAAAGAGGCGCGCGAAAAATTGATGAGGATAAAACCACGCACTTTGGGCCAGGCTTCAAGAATTTCGGGCGTTTCACCCTCCGATATTTCAGTTTTGATGGTTCATGTATCGAGATAAAACGTAAATATCTGATAATTAATTAATTATAAAAAGTCCTTTAAAATCAATTATTTTTAATTTTTAATAGTACTTCTCATAAAAACATAAAAATCGCTTATATCGCCTAAAAACTATGTTAAACACAAAAACGGCTATTTTTTACAAAAATTCAATACTGATTTTTATTGTTTTATTCATTTTTGGATGCGCAGCCCAACAACCTCCGCAAGGAGGGCCGCGCGACCAGACCCCGCCCAAATTGGTGAAGGCAATTCCCGGAAATAAAACCCGGAATTTTGCTGCCAAACAAATCGACCTGGAATTTGACGAATTCATCAAACTCACTAACGCTTACCAGGAAATCAGCATGAGCCCGGCCATGGAAAAGCAACCCGAGTATTCATCAAACAAAAGGAAACTAAAAATTGAGTTTAAGGACAGCCTTCAAAAAAATACTACCTACGTTATCAACTTTGGAAAGTCAATACAAGATGTAAATGAAAGTAACATCCTTAAAAATTTCACTTATGTTTTTTCGACAGGTAACCATATCGACTCCTTGAGCATCACCGGTTCGGTAACTAATACCCTCACCCAGGAAAAAGAGAAAGATGTACTGGTATTTATTTTCCCGGTGAAGCAGGACACACTCTTCGGAAAAAAGAAGCCGTCTATTTTTGCCCTCACCGATTCGTCAGGAAATTTCGCTTTGAATAATTTAAGGGAAGATGACTATCGCATCTATGCCTTAAAAGAAGCAAGTCCCGATAAAATTTTTAACCGCGATGAAGAGTTGATCGCCTTCCTGAAAAAACCCATTCATCTCCGGGCGGATACTTCTAATGTCCAGCTAAACTTATTCAAGCAAGATCCTGAAAAATTCAGGGTATCCGAAAAACGTTTTGATACTGATGGTAAGTTATTACTGGTATTTAACAAGGGGCTAACACAGCCGGCCATTAAAGTGATTTATCCTGCCAATGTGGATGATAGAAAACAGGTATCGTTTTCACGTACAAAAGATACAGCATCTGTTTATCTGCGTAATATGAACTTCGACTCGCTGCGTGTGGCCATATTTGACAAAGGCAAGCCTATAGATACCATCTATCAGCTTAAACGTAAAAATGAAAGCTTTACACGTGTTGTAACAACAAGCTATAACATGGGTAATGACAGTAAATTAAAACCCGGCGGCAATTTAGTGATCACGGCAAGCATCCCTATCGAAAACTTTGACCAATCGCAAATTACCTTAAACGAAGATTCTGTAGCTACAAGTGATTACACCATCCAAAAAGATACAGGCAACTATAAACTGCTAAATTTAAAATACCGATGGCGGGAAACCAGTAAATATGAGCTCATACTCAATGAAGGTGCATTGACGGATATTTACGGTGATAAAAACAAACGCCTGTCTAAAAAATTCCAGATCAATAAGCTGGATAATTATAGCCAGCTCACGGTAAAACTAACTGTGCCCGATACCGCCAAAGCCTATGTGGTTGAGTTATTAAGTGAAGACAAAAAATTAATTCAAAGCGACCCTATTACCAAAAATACCTCATTGGTATATAAAGGGATCCTGGCCGCTAAATACTATGTTAGGATCATTTACGACGAAAATAAAAACGGCAAATGGGATAGCGGTAATGTAAGGTTGAAGCGACAACCCGAAAATATCTGGCTAAATGAAAAGCTCATCACCCTGAGGCCAAACTGGGAAGCGGAGGAACCGGTGACTATTCCAAAAGAAAAGGTTACTCCTTAAACCAGCCCGAATACATGATATAATTTTGAGGCAGTTGCTTCAACATAGCCCTTTGCTCATCAGTAAGGGGCTTTATTTTTTTTGCGGGGACACCGGCATATAGATATCCAGATTCGCATATGGTGTTTTCCAGCACTACAGCGCCTGCAGCAATGATCACAAACTCATTTACAACCGCGTGATCCATCACAATAGCGCCCATACCTACCAACGTATGATCATACAAAGTACAGCCGTGTACAAGCGCCTTATGCCCAATAGAAACACTATTACCTATGTTGGTAGGCGCTTTTAAATAAGTAGCATGGATCACAGCACCATCCTGGATATTGGTATTATTGCCAATTTTGATGTAATGCACATCCCCCCTGATAACCGCATTAAACCAAACCGAGCAATTATCACCCATCACCACATCCCCCACTATAGTACAGTTTTCGGCAATAAAACAATCCTTACCCCAAACAGGGCTTTTATCTTTTACAGGTAGTATTACAGGCATATCTCTAATTAGTGAATTATTGATTTAGTGAATTAGTGATTTGAATAATTTTATTTATGTTTGGATATTATAAGCGAAAATAGCTCAGTCGGTAGAGCGTCAGTTTCCCAAACTGAAGGCCGCGGGTTCGAATCCCGTTTTTCGCTCAAATTTTTAAAGTCTCCCCTTCAGGGGAGATTTAGAGGGGCTAAAACACAGTATCCTTTACCTCTGCGGCATGATCAGGATAGTCAGTAGTATAATGTAATCCCCTGCTTTCCCTACGCAACATAGCCGATTTTACGACGATAAACGATACCTGTATCAGGTTGCGCAGTTCGCAAAGTTTTACGGAAAGCTTTGTTTTCTTATAGAAATCTTCAGTCTCTTCATATAATAATTTCAACCTGCGTAAGGCCCTATCCAGCCTGAAATCCGAACGAACGATACCCACATAATCATTCATCAGCTTCTGCATTTCGCGTACGTTGTGGGTAACCAGGATATCTTCGTTTGACAGCTGCACGCCCTTCTCATCCCAATCCGGGATATCATCGGGGATTACATTATTTTTAAAATTCTTAATTGCGTCCTCGTAGATCCTGTGTGCAAAAACCAACGCCTCCAATAACGAATTTGAAGCCAAACGATTAGCGCCATGCAGACCTGTTGACGAACATTCGCCGCAGGCATACAACCTTAATATAGACGACTGGCCAACATGATCAACCAAAATACCACCGCACATATAATGGCAGGCCGGCGCAACGGGGATCATATCTTTGGTCATATCAATACCAATTTCCAGGCATTTAGCATAAATATTAGGGAAATGGTTCAGGATATCTTTTTTACTGCGATGCCTTACATCTAAATAAACAAAGTCTTCACCCGATTTTTTGATCTCGGCATCAATAGCCCTTGCCGTTATATCACGGGGTGCCAAAGATTTACGCTCATCATACTCGTGCATAAATTCTTCGCCGTTAGTGCGCTTTAACACGCCGCCAAAACCGCGTACAGCCTCAGATATCAGAAAAGAAGGATATTCGCCCGGATTATACAAAGCTGTTGGATGGAATTGCATAAACTCCATATTACGTACTTTACCCTTAGCACGATAAACCATAGCAATACCATCACCGGTAGCGATGGTTGGATTTGTGGTAACCGCATAAATATGTCCGGCACCACCAGCAGCCATTACCGTAACTTTAGATAAGATCTTTTCGACGATCTTGGTTTCGGTATTAAATGCGTAAATCCCGAAACAGGTGATATCAGTACTTGATTTACCTACCAACTCGCCCAAATGGTGCTGCGTAATTAAATCAACCGCAAAATAATGTGTAAGTATCTCAATATTAGGGTTTTTATGAATTTCCTCTAAAAGTGAACGCTCTATCTCCCAGCCAGTTACATCTTTGTAATGTAACACACGAAACTCGGAGTGTCCCCCCTCTTTAGCAAGGTCATAAACACCCTCGTTTGTCTTATCGAAATTGGTTCCGTAATCAATAATCTCATTGATCCGCTCGGGTCCCTCTTTAACAACGGCTTCAACAACTTCGCGGTCGCAAAGTCCGTCTCCACTTATTAAGGTATCCTGGATATGCTTTTCAAAAGAATCTTCTTTTTTATCCACAACCACCGCAACGCCCCCCTGGGCATATTTGGTGTTGGATTCGTCTTCGTTAGATTTTGTAACTATCAGTACCTTACCGTGCTTCGCGGCTTTGAGCGCAAAACTTAATCCGGCTATCCCTGAACCCACTACAAGGAAATCAACATTTCGGGTCATATTTTAGATGAATGTGTGTAAAAGTAGTACTAATGTTAATAACAGCTGTATAACCTGTTAAGTTTATGTAAACAAAAAGTGAAAAATGGTTTACAGTGTGTATAACTCCCTTTCTCAGGTCGAATATCAATATTTTTTGAGCGACTTTTACGACGCTTTCATCATAAAGCTAACATTTTGTCAACCCTGAAAATATTAACATAAAACTTTTTCAAATAAAAATTGATTGTCATACCTATCTAAAAATCAGCGTTATTTTTGGTGGAAAAATGTGTATAAGTGTTAATAAATTGTGAAAACTAACTTTTAAAACAAAAATTACTCCGACTTTTGCACATTACCAACACCCTAATAAACAATAGTTCTTTTTAATTTAAAAATTAGTTGTTATTAATTGAATTGTGGAAATGAATACCTTCGAAGAAATAAATCTGAAAGGATACGTGGATGAAGAAATTAATCCGACGCTTGACCTTTTCGCCGAAATTGAAAAATTAAAAGAGCAAAAAAATGCGGTGATCCTGGCGCACTATTACCAGGATGGCGATATCCAGGATATTGCCGATTACATTGGCGATAGTTTGGGATTATCTCAACAAGCCGCCAAAACGGATGCCAATATCATTGTTTTTGCAGGTGTACATTTCATGGCCGAAACTGCCAAGATTCTGTCGCCAACCAAGAAGGTTTTACTGCCGGATATGAAGGCAGGTTGTTCATTAGCAGATAGTTGTCCGCCACACTTGTTTAAAAAGTTTAAGGAAAACTATCCCGATCACCTGGTGATCACTTATGTAAACTGTACGGCCGAACTGAAAGCTTTAACCGACATTGTTTGTACATCAAGCAACGCTGTGCAGATTGTAGAGAGCTTACCGAAGGATCAGAAGATCATTTTCGGACCTGATAAAAACCTTGGCGCGTACGTAGCCAAAAAAACCGGTCGCGACCTGGTATTGTGGAATGGGGCCTGTATGGTTCACGAGATATTTTCGAGAGAGAAGATCACTAAACTGAAAGAACGCCACCCGGGTGCAAAGCTGTTGGCACATCCTGAATGTGAGGACGTTATACTGGAAATGGCTGATTATGTTGGTTCAACAACCGGAATTTTAAAATATGCCGGCAGCCACCAGGACAAGGAATTTATAGTAGCGACAGAATCGGGCATTTTACACCAGATGCAAAAGGAAAACCCGGATAAAATATTTATTCCGGCACCGCCAAATAACAACTGCGCATGCAACGATTGCCCGCATATGAAGCGTAACACACTGGAAAAGTTATACCTGTGTTTAAAAAATGAAACGCCTGAGGTAACTGTACCACAGCATATCATTGAA from Mucilaginibacter sp. SJ includes:
- a CDS encoding Ig-like domain-containing protein, which codes for MLNTKTAIFYKNSILIFIVLFIFGCAAQQPPQGGPRDQTPPKLVKAIPGNKTRNFAAKQIDLEFDEFIKLTNAYQEISMSPAMEKQPEYSSNKRKLKIEFKDSLQKNTTYVINFGKSIQDVNESNILKNFTYVFSTGNHIDSLSITGSVTNTLTQEKEKDVLVFIFPVKQDTLFGKKKPSIFALTDSSGNFALNNLREDDYRIYALKEASPDKIFNRDEELIAFLKKPIHLRADTSNVQLNLFKQDPEKFRVSEKRFDTDGKLLLVFNKGLTQPAIKVIYPANVDDRKQVSFSRTKDTASVYLRNMNFDSLRVAIFDKGKPIDTIYQLKRKNESFTRVVTTSYNMGNDSKLKPGGNLVITASIPIENFDQSQITLNEDSVATSDYTIQKDTGNYKLLNLKYRWRETSKYELILNEGALTDIYGDKNKRLSKKFQINKLDNYSQLTVKLTVPDTAKAYVVELLSEDKKLIQSDPITKNTSLVYKGILAAKYYVRIIYDENKNGKWDSGNVRLKRQPENIWLNEKLITLRPNWEAEEPVTIPKEKVTP
- a CDS encoding gamma carbonic anhydrase family protein, with product MPVILPVKDKSPVWGKDCFIAENCTIVGDVVMGDNCSVWFNAVIRGDVHYIKIGNNTNIQDGAVIHATYLKAPTNIGNSVSIGHKALVHGCTLYDHTLVGMGAIVMDHAVVNEFVIIAAGAVVLENTICESGYLYAGVPAKKIKPLTDEQRAMLKQLPQNYIMYSGWFKE
- the nadA gene encoding quinolinate synthase NadA; this encodes MNTFEEINLKGYVDEEINPTLDLFAEIEKLKEQKNAVILAHYYQDGDIQDIADYIGDSLGLSQQAAKTDANIIVFAGVHFMAETAKILSPTKKVLLPDMKAGCSLADSCPPHLFKKFKENYPDHLVITYVNCTAELKALTDIVCTSSNAVQIVESLPKDQKIIFGPDKNLGAYVAKKTGRDLVLWNGACMVHEIFSREKITKLKERHPGAKLLAHPECEDVILEMADYVGSTTGILKYAGSHQDKEFIVATESGILHQMQKENPDKIFIPAPPNNNCACNDCPHMKRNTLEKLYLCLKNETPEVTVPQHIIEKAVKPIERMLEISAQLGL
- the nadB gene encoding L-aspartate oxidase; this translates as MTRNVDFLVVGSGIAGLSFALKAAKHGKVLIVTKSNEDESNTKYAQGGVAVVVDKKEDSFEKHIQDTLISGDGLCDREVVEAVVKEGPERINEIIDYGTNFDKTNEGVYDLAKEGGHSEFRVLHYKDVTGWEIERSLLEEIHKNPNIEILTHYFAVDLITQHHLGELVGKSSTDITCFGIYAFNTETKIVEKILSKVTVMAAGGAGHIYAVTTNPTIATGDGIAMVYRAKGKVRNMEFMQFHPTALYNPGEYPSFLISEAVRGFGGVLKRTNGEEFMHEYDERKSLAPRDITARAIDAEIKKSGEDFVYLDVRHRSKKDILNHFPNIYAKCLEIGIDMTKDMIPVAPACHYMCGGILVDHVGQSSILRLYACGECSSTGLHGANRLASNSLLEALVFAHRIYEDAIKNFKNNVIPDDIPDWDEKGVQLSNEDILVTHNVREMQKLMNDYVGIVRSDFRLDRALRRLKLLYEETEDFYKKTKLSVKLCELRNLIQVSFIVVKSAMLRRESRGLHYTTDYPDHAAEVKDTVF